TACCGACTTCGCAGAACCAATGTCACCTCCGTCTTCGTCGGCGGCGGTTATCGTCAGATGCTGGGAAATAACTCTTCCCTCAACCTGATGCTGCTGTACAACCTCAACGAATCAACCAATTCGCCCTATCAAAATCCGATCATCCGGATCGGTTTCGGCTTCGGGATTTGAATCCCCTTTCCCTCCTCAGTACTTTTCTTCCCGGAGATAGGCTTGTGCACCAAAAAGATTCAGATCGACATTGCGCATGATCTGGTTGTAATAATCCTGCTTCGGCAAATAATACACCGAGTAGTTTTTACCAATGTAATACAACAGCATGGGTTCGTCGAGGTAAGACGCAAAAACCAGATTACCGGAAGTCGTATCTCCTTCCTGTACGACCAACTGATTGTACCAACGACCGCTGACCAAGACCGCAGGCCGGCTGATGCTATCCACCGAGTTCAGGATCTCACGGGTGAAGGCCATACCCTCCTGCCGCCGCGACTTATATGCCACCACGGGGCCATGCAAGACATCCAGCATCAACATCTCTCCACCGGCCTGAAAGCGGAAACTAACCGAGGAAGGCTTGGCCGCATCCAGTCGATCGACCGGGCCAAGCGAACCTGCGAAGGGCGACAGGATCAGCAGGTAACAACACAACTTGAAGGCTGGCTCATAAAGATACTTCCCAAGGATCAGAATGACGAACGGCACAACCGGCGCCAGGTATCCCGACTCCATCGGCAAGCGCAAAAAGGCGATGACATAGAGGTCGATCGCGATAAGCCAGGCGATCACATAGCGTTCATTGACAGAGCGGGGAAACAAGTAGCGCTTGGACGTGATCCTGTTCGGGAGGAACAGCATGCCCACGCCAAGAAAAATGGCGAATAGTCCCACCACGCCCCACACTTCAAACGTGAACTTGTAGAGGATCTTCGCGATCGAGGGATAGGGTACGGGATAATACGTGAGGAAATCCCATCCGTATCGCTGGATGACGGGAGCAAAACACAGCAAACCGACTATCAATGCCGGCACTGCATACAACAGGATGCGTCGAAGATTGACGAACAGACCACCATTGCCAATCAGGATAATGATATAGGGCAGCAGCATAGCACCTGAGGTGACACGCGTGCCAATGGCCAATCCGGTGAGAATACCGGCCACTACTGGTTTTTCCGAAACGACGAAATAAAAAGATGCCAGCAGAAAACCCAACGCGATGGTGTAATCGATGGTTGTCGTACTGTGTATGTAAATTACCGGTACAGCCGCTAAGGCTGCAGCCGCCAGCAAAGGGTGACGAAACCGAAGAACTTTAAGCGAAAGAGCGAAAAAGAGTATGCCCGCCGCACTGACCATCGCCACCAACAAGTTCAGCGCAGTCGCACCACCGTTGATCAGCAGAGCGCTCAGCAGTTCCTGCACCGGATAACCCGGAAGCCGGGACGCTTCGTAGCTACCCGTATCGTGGATGTTCCTTGCCGTCAACGCGACGGCCCATGAATCCCCGTCAAGGCCATAACCATCAGAGATAAATGGCAGGCGACTTAGCAGAACGGCCAGGAAGAACAAGAAGTACTTCAGGCGGTCGTTGGAAAATTGAGCGGTCTCCAAGGCAGGGCAAATTTATACCGACTCCTGCGGGTAAGAAAGACTGATTTACATTCTTTTGAACAGCATGCCTAAAGCCCGGCTAAAAATCCTCCAGTTCCAGGTTACCCATGAACCGGACGATCCTGGACGCCTTACGCTGTATGTAGGCTGTCGGTCTTGCAGGTGACCATTTCCGGGGATTGGGCAGGACTGCGGCCAGGAGCGCCGCTTCGCGGTTGGTGAGTCGCGCGGCCGGTTTGTGGAAGTACTCCTTCGCAGCCACTTCGGCGCCATAGATGCCCTCCCCCATTTCCACAATATTGAGATAGACTTCCATGATCCTTTCCTTACTCCAGAAAACTTCGATCAGAAAAGTGAAATACACTTCGAACCCTTTCCGTACATAGGATCGGGATGGCCAAAGGAACAAGTTCTTAGCGGTCTGCTGGGAGATCGTACTCGCCCCCTTCAGTCGTTTCCCTTTGTGCCGCTCGTTGTAACGCTGGGCTTTCTGGATGGCATCAAAATCGAAACCGAAATGCTCCTCGAAACGCTGATCCTCCGCGGCAATG
This DNA window, taken from Bacteroidota bacterium, encodes the following:
- the mtgA gene encoding monofunctional biosynthetic peptidoglycan transglycosylase, with the protein product MAGKKVTGKGKSGWWARLRKWTIRIVAGFFILSILSVILFRFVPVPVTPLMLIRCVEQLTDGRSLRMSKDWTSLDKMSPALPLAVIAAEDQRFEEHFGFDFDAIQKAQRYNERHKGKRLKGASTISQQTAKNLFLWPSRSYVRKGFEVYFTFLIEVFWSKERIMEVYLNIVEMGEGIYGAEVAAKEYFHKPAARLTNREAALLAAVLPNPRKWSPARPTAYIQRKASRIVRFMGNLELEDF